One genomic segment of Solibacillus isronensis includes these proteins:
- the yaaA gene encoding S4 domain-containing protein YaaA yields MNELVIDTEFITLGQALKMTDTISSGGMAKWFLSEHEVYVNGEVEDRRGKKLRHGDVINIPGVGRYKIVDAFIENGEN; encoded by the coding sequence TTGAATGAATTAGTAATTGATACAGAATTTATTACGCTTGGTCAAGCGCTGAAAATGACAGATACAATTAGCTCCGGCGGTATGGCAAAGTGGTTTTTAAGTGAACATGAAGTATACGTAAATGGAGAAGTGGAAGATCGCCGCGGAAAAAAATTGCGTCATGGGGATGTAATTAATATTCCTGGTGTAGGACGTTACAAAATTGTCGATGCATTTATTGAAAACGGAGAAAATTAA